One segment of Nomia melanderi isolate GNS246 chromosome 10, iyNomMela1, whole genome shotgun sequence DNA contains the following:
- the LOC143174962 gene encoding uncharacterized protein LOC143174962, which translates to MISTILLLLLPLIPNTISEAPYINTPLTNTSGIFYRKLGEAKISNTELHLITYVNMTYLSQAKALLDFHFSKSQEICKLLLKEVVVSKQQKSLCEQTLQSVQNELQNIDDKKKILNGLIGRDVKQRKRRGLINGASYILNWLIGTPDADDAKYYSDSIKALLNDNRQTQTLLKSQIQIVSSTIKNLNNSIQSLKLTEDTLNNNMQLINKYMSETDNYILNLSLEATIMEQVATLLSLCVQVSDHFDKNIESINLGNHNIISPFLITPKDLCEELINYKGEFELIITPTYKNLPKIYKLMKLHSITINELVVFVIKLPLVKRTNFDLYNLIPLPIQHHNTSVFSFITPQNPYLLLSQQKSNFAVLSDLRDCVEYLEGKYVCSNVDSARTTEESICEVLLLSPHVRQIPQDCTTKTISAEMEIWNYIGSNQWLYTLHKPTTLTIICGESNTDHMEDIVLKQTGLIQLHSGCKGYTMIYSLEPTSYVNKNISHYVPRINLTEDDCCILATDYLHHKAAAPLKPIKLTNIDLNELKFNSKKLSELDGLLTHRLKEPFIVTHTSWYTITLGVVAAILILILVGNCCRWLGCWNLLKRLCCFTRSPRTGEIVPPIIKNFVHCNFDASNHSEHRDHSNDMVLFERRGGVQCSEEQTTPTNISEERTTDQPQSRTNSYNLRPKVGPRTRKSSTPL; encoded by the coding sequence ATGATTTCGACAATCCTACTGCTACTCCTTCCTCTAATTCCTAATACCATCTCCGAAGCTCCGTACATCAATACACCCCTCACTAACACGAGtggaattttttatagaaagttaGGAGAAGCGAAAATCTCGAACACCGAACTACACCTCATAACATACGTCAATATGACTTATCTATCTCAAGCGAAAGCTCTTTtagatttccatttttctaaatCACAAGAAATTTGTAAGCTACTATTAAAAGAAGTCGTAGTATCGAAACAACAAAAGTCTCTTTGCGAGCAAACCCTACAGTCTGTTcaaaatgaattacaaaatatcgaTGACAAGAAAAAAATACTTAACGGATTAATAGGACGTGATGTAAAGCAGCGTAAACGACGTGGATTAATCAATGGAGCTTCTTACATTTTAAATTGGCTAATCGGCACCCCAGACGCTGACGACGCCAAATATTATTCCGATAGCATAAAAGCCTTACTAAACGATAATAGACAAACCCAAACTCTATTAAAATCTCAGATACAGATAGTTTCGAGCACtataaaaaatcttaataaTTCGATTCAATCTTTAAAACTTACAGAAGACACCTTGAACAACAATATGCAACTAATTAATAAGTATATGTCAGAAACAGATAACTACATATTAAACCTCTCGTTAGAAGCAACTATTATGGAACAAGTGGCCACCTTACTTTCCCTATGCGTTCAAGTTTCAGATCACTTTGATAAAAACATAGAATCTATTAACTTGGGAAATCACAATATAATCTCTCCATTCTTAATAACTCCAAAGGATCTTTGCGAAGAGCTGATTAATTACAAAGGTGAATTTGAGTTAATAATCACACCGACCTACAAGAATTTACCCAAGatatacaaattaatgaaacttcacAGCATTACGATAAACGAACTCGtagtatttgttataaaactaCCACtcgtaaaaagaacaaattttgatcTGTACAACCTGATTCCACTACCCATCCAACATCATAACACCTCTGTCTTCTCGTTCATTACACCTCAAAACCCGTACCTACTCCTCTCCCAACAAAAATCCAACTTCGCCGTCCTGTCGGATTTGAGAGACTGCGTTGAATATCTGGAAGGGAAGTACGTGTGTAGCAACGTAGACTCAGCCAGAACCACAGAAGAGTCCATCTGCGAGGTCCTGCTGCTGTCACCGCATGTAAGGCAAATTCCACAGGACTGCACGACGAAAACAATAAGTGCCGAAATGGAGATATGGAACTACATCGGAAGCAACCAGTGGCTGTATACCCTACACAAGCCGACCACACTGACAATCATCTGTGGTGAGAGCAACACTGATCACATGGAAGACATTGTTCTAAAACAAACTGGTTTGATACAGTTACACAGTGGTTGTAAGGGGTATACCATGATATATTCGTTGGAACCCACAAgctatgtaaataaaaacatcAGTCATTACGTTCCTCGAATCAACTTAACTGAAGACGACTGCTGTATTCTAGCAACAGATTATTTACACCATAAAGCGGCAGCACCCTTGAAAcctataaaacttacaaatatcgatttaaacgaattaaagttCAACAGCAAAAAACTCAGTGAACTCGACGGACTACTAACTCATCGTCTGAAGGAGCCATTTATCGTTACCCACACTAGTTGGTACACGATAACACTAGGAGTAGTAGCTGCCATTCTAATCCTCATCCTCGTTGGAAATTGCTGTCGCTGGCTTGGCTGTTGGAACTTGCTCAAGCGCCTCTGCTGCTTCACCAGGAGCCCCAGAACAGGGGAAATTGTGCcaccaataattaaaaattttgttcactGTAACTTCGATGCAAGCAATCATAGCGAACACAGGGACCATTCCAATGACATGGTCCTGTTTGAAAGGCGTGGAGGGGTACAATGTTCCGAAGAACAAACAACGCCTACTAACATCAGCGAGGAGAGGACCACTGACCAGCCTCAATCCAGAACCAACTCATACAATCTACGACCCAAGGTTGGACCACGAACGCGGAAAAGTTCAACCCCTTTGTAA
- the LOC116428762 gene encoding beta-1,4-glucuronyltransferase 1 isoform X2, with protein MHGARGQRQGLARTDFAVRLPPSGEVRLACRHTSMVQLGCRPWNLSLTSVVVLALSNMLLTFLLLQSETCIPNEVPRDLDVNVITEWSLGTLIKEQQQQLQSDCVTQDYQPLPVDDHGLKLNIKLGKWDARKLFRTFDHVLVGTSFIELSQTYRVCLAMQSSVEKLHSVVQAAHHWTGPISVALYAAGDEEFEVLQKYLVYLRRCYEPIKERVAFSLAVPKVRPPKKQPREYELPETVDCAKPEATLNELMNGISNEQTNWRIRNVYPQNHMRNLARKNCQSDYVFLTDVDIVPSFNLTGALDEFLKTDTCDKCAYVIPTYELDSRVRFPQNKTELVRLARKGLARPFHQKVFIHNQFATNFTRWILDTVPNHKNFGNMKTGKVYISHDVTNFEFLYEPFYVAKDIAPPHDERFMGYGYTRNTQTEMILVSVQLQFILFTLIRIEQYEDGRRQLWKRYEKRQVSVRWTLMIN; from the exons TTGGGATGCCGGCCATGGAACCTCAGTCTGACCAGCGTGGTTGTTCTGGCGCTGTCGAATATGCTGCTGACTTTCCTGTTGCTGCAGTCGGAGACCTGTATCCCGAACGAGGTGCCCAGGGACCTCGACGTGAATGTGATCACCGAATGGAGCCTTGGCACCCTGATCAAAGAACAGCAACAGCAACTGCAGTCGGACTGCGTGACACAGGATTACCAGCCGTTGCCAGTTGACGATCACGGGTTGAAGTTGAATATAAAGCTGGGCAAGTGGGACGCCCGTAAATTGTTCCGCACCTTCGACCACGTTCTGGTCGGGACCAGCTTCATCGAGCTGTCGCAGACGTATCGGGTTTGCCTAGCCATGCAGAGCTCGGTGGAGAAGCTGCACTCGGTGGTCCAAGCGGCCCACCACTGGACGGGACCTATATCGGTAGCCCTGTACGCGGCTGGCGACGAGGAGTTCGAGGTTCTTCAGAAGTACCTGGTCTATCTTAGGAGATGCTACGAGCCGATAAAGGAGAGGGTAGCGTTCTCCTTGGCCGTGCCAAAGGTCAGGCCGCCGAAGAAGCAGCCGCGCGAGTACGAGCTGCCCGAGACGGTCGATTGTGCCAAACCGGAAGCGACGTTGAACGAGCTGATGAACGGAATATCGAATGAGCAGACAAACTGGCGCATCCGGAACGTCTATCCCCAGAACCATATGAGGAACCTGGCCAGAAAGAACTGTCAGTCTGATTACGTGTTCTTGACGGACGTCGACATTGTGCCGAGTTTCAACCTGACCGGCGCCCTCGACGAGTTCCTCAAGACCGACACCTGTGATAAGTGCGCCTACGTGATACCGACGTACGAGCTGGACTCGCGCGTTAGGTTCCCGCAAAATAAAACGGAACTGGTCCGGCTGGCGAGGAAGGGCCTGGCCAGGCCATTTCACCAGAAGGTCTTCATACACAATCAGTTCGCTACTAATTTTACAAG GTGGATTCTAGATACTGTTCCAAATCACAAGAATTTCGGAAACATGAAGACTGGGAAGGTCTATATCAGTCATGACGTGACAAATTTCGAATTCCTCTACGAACCTTTTTACGTTGCGAAGGATATTGCTCCACCCCATGACGAACGATTTATGGGCTACGGATATACCAGGAATACACAG ACAGAGATGATTTTAGTTTCCGTTCAACTGCAGTTTATTTTGTTCACACTGATACGAATTGAACAATACGAAGACGGACGGAGGCAGTTATGGAAAAGATATGAAAAGAGGCAAGTGTCCGTTCGATGGACTTTAAtgataaactaa
- the LOC116428762 gene encoding beta-1,4-glucuronyltransferase 1 isoform X5 yields the protein MHGARGQRQGLARTDFAVRLPPSGEVRLACRHTSMVQLGCRPWNLSLTSVVVLALSNMLLTFLLLQSETCIPNEVPRDLDVNVITEWSLGTLIKEQQQQLQSDCVTQDYQPLPVDDHGLKLNIKLGKWDARKLFRTFDHVLVGTSFIELSQTYRVCLAMQSSVEKLHSVVQAAHHWTGPISVALYAAGDEEFEVLQKYLVYLRRCYEPIKERVAFSLAVPKVRPPKKQPREYELPETVDCAKPEATLNELMNGISNEQTNWRIRNVYPQNHMRNLARKNCQSDYVFLTDVDIVPSFNLTGALDEFLKTDTCDKCAYVIPTYELDSRVRFPQNKTELVRLARKGLARPFHQKVFIHNQFATNFTRWILDTVPNHKNFGNMKTGKVYISHDVTNFEFLYEPFYVAKDIAPPHDERFMGYGYTRNTQTDGGSYGKDMKRGKCPFDGL from the exons TTGGGATGCCGGCCATGGAACCTCAGTCTGACCAGCGTGGTTGTTCTGGCGCTGTCGAATATGCTGCTGACTTTCCTGTTGCTGCAGTCGGAGACCTGTATCCCGAACGAGGTGCCCAGGGACCTCGACGTGAATGTGATCACCGAATGGAGCCTTGGCACCCTGATCAAAGAACAGCAACAGCAACTGCAGTCGGACTGCGTGACACAGGATTACCAGCCGTTGCCAGTTGACGATCACGGGTTGAAGTTGAATATAAAGCTGGGCAAGTGGGACGCCCGTAAATTGTTCCGCACCTTCGACCACGTTCTGGTCGGGACCAGCTTCATCGAGCTGTCGCAGACGTATCGGGTTTGCCTAGCCATGCAGAGCTCGGTGGAGAAGCTGCACTCGGTGGTCCAAGCGGCCCACCACTGGACGGGACCTATATCGGTAGCCCTGTACGCGGCTGGCGACGAGGAGTTCGAGGTTCTTCAGAAGTACCTGGTCTATCTTAGGAGATGCTACGAGCCGATAAAGGAGAGGGTAGCGTTCTCCTTGGCCGTGCCAAAGGTCAGGCCGCCGAAGAAGCAGCCGCGCGAGTACGAGCTGCCCGAGACGGTCGATTGTGCCAAACCGGAAGCGACGTTGAACGAGCTGATGAACGGAATATCGAATGAGCAGACAAACTGGCGCATCCGGAACGTCTATCCCCAGAACCATATGAGGAACCTGGCCAGAAAGAACTGTCAGTCTGATTACGTGTTCTTGACGGACGTCGACATTGTGCCGAGTTTCAACCTGACCGGCGCCCTCGACGAGTTCCTCAAGACCGACACCTGTGATAAGTGCGCCTACGTGATACCGACGTACGAGCTGGACTCGCGCGTTAGGTTCCCGCAAAATAAAACGGAACTGGTCCGGCTGGCGAGGAAGGGCCTGGCCAGGCCATTTCACCAGAAGGTCTTCATACACAATCAGTTCGCTACTAATTTTACAAG GTGGATTCTAGATACTGTTCCAAATCACAAGAATTTCGGAAACATGAAGACTGGGAAGGTCTATATCAGTCATGACGTGACAAATTTCGAATTCCTCTACGAACCTTTTTACGTTGCGAAGGATATTGCTCCACCCCATGACGAACGATTTATGGGCTACGGATATACCAGGAATACACAG ACGGACGGAGGCAGTTATGGAAAAGATATGAAAAGAGGCAAGTGTCCGTTCGATGGACTTTAA